From a single Phragmites australis chromosome 7, lpPhrAust1.1, whole genome shotgun sequence genomic region:
- the LOC133924648 gene encoding uncharacterized protein LOC133924648 isoform X1 — MATAAPAAGADCWQRTVVVATLSRTSAAFLFLSVVVVGAVVSARYIITTTAALQGRLTRLPTTVAIPAAAVHPETQHSLPARLSAPAPPPSRPPRPTYFISCPTPPLRALNLSLPAKTPQTSQTLDRALSSSCPSSPRPLPPAASPSSNYSCPSYFRFIHEDLRPWRDAGGITRAMLDRARLTASFRLVVLGGRAYVQRFRPAFQTRDLFTIWGVLQLLRRYPGRVPDLDLMFDCVDWPVVRAHLYRGEHAKVMPPLFRYCGDERTLDIVFPDWSFWGWPEINIKPWDAMLEDLKDANNRVRWSDRKPYAYWKGNPSVSVTRQELVRCNVSSTQDWNARIYNQDWFKESKAGYKHSGLGSQCAHRYKIYIEGSAWSISQKYILACDSMTLLVTPKYYDFFSRSLMPIQHYWPVRDDNKCGSIKYAVDWGNSHKQLAQRIGKQASNFIQEELSMDYVYDYMLHLLTEYAKLLKFKPTKPPEAIEVCSESLAFQAEGLEKKFLVGSMVKSVHDAGSCDLPPSFGPHELKMLKQRKENSIKQIETWEQRASRA; from the exons ATGGCGACGGCCGCCCCGGCTGCCGGCGCGGACTGCTGGCAGCGCACCGTGGTAGTCGCGACGCTGTCGAGGACCAGCGccgccttcctcttcctctccgtcgtcgtcgtcggagcGGTCGTGTCGGCTCGCTACATCATCACCACCACCGCCGCT TTGCAGGGTCGCCTGACGCGCCTCCCCACCACCGTGGCCATTCCCGCCGCCGCAGTCCACCCAGAAACACAACACTCGCTGCCGGCGCGGCTGTCCGCACCAGCTCCTCCCCCTTCCCGGCCGCCGCGTCCCACCTACTTCATCTCCTGCCCCACGCCACCTCTCCGCGCCCTGAACCTCTCCCTCCCCGCCAAAACACCCCAAACCTCGCAAACCCTCGATCGCgcgctctcctcctcctgcccaTCCTCCCCCAGACCTCTACCACCCGCCGCCTCCCCGTCCTCCAATTACTCGTGCCCCTCCTACTTCCGCTTCATCCACGAAGACCTCCGCCCATGGCGCGACGCGGGAGGGATCACCCGCGCCATGCTCGACCGCGCCCGCCTCACCGCCAGCTTCCGCCTCGTCGTGCTCGGCGGGCGCGCTTACGTGCAGCGGTTCCGCCCGGCGTTCCAGACCCGCGACCTCTTCACCATCTGGGGCGTCCTCCAGCTGCTCCGCCGCTACCCCGGACGCGTCCCCGACCTCGACCTCATGTTCGACTGCGTCGACTGGCCTGTCGTCCGCGCTCACCTCTACCGCGGGGAGCACGCCAAAGTCATGCCGCCTCTGTTCCGGTACTGCGGGGATGAGAGGACGCTGGATATCGTCTTCCCGGATTGGTCGTTCTGGGGATG GCCGGAGATCAACATAAAGCCATGGGATGCCATGCTGGAGGATTTGAAGGATGCTAATAATAGGGTGAGATGGTCGGATAGAAAACCTTACGCTTACTGGAAAGGGAATCCGTCAGTTTCTGTGACACGGCAGGAATTGGTTAGGTGTAATGTCTCTAGCACGCAAGATTGGAACGCAAGGATCTACAATCAG GACTGGTTCAAAGAGAGCAAGGCAGGGTATAAGCACTCAGGTTTGGGTAGTCAATGCGCTCACAG GTACAAGATCTATATTGAAGGATCAGCATGGTCAATCAGTCAGAAATATATACTAGCATGTGATTCAATGACACTGTTGGTTACACCAAAATACTATGATTTCTTTTCAAGGTCACTTATGCCGATTCAGCATTATTGGCCTGTTCGGGATGACAATAAATGTGGCTCCATAAAATATGCTGTTGATTGGGGCAACTCTCACAAGCAACTG GCACAACGCATAGGAAAGCAAGCAAGCAATTTCATTCAGGAAGAGCTCAGTATGGACTATGTTTATGACTACATGCTTCACCTTCTAACTGAATATGCCAAGCTCCTAAAGTTCAAGCCAACTAAGCCACCTGAAGCTATTGAGGTCTGTTCTGAGTCTTTGGCCTTCCAAGCTGAAGGCCTCGAGAAGAAGTTTCTTGTGGGATCCATGGTGAAGTCGGTCCATGATGCAGGTTCATGTGATTTGCCTCCTTCCTTTGGCCCTCATGAACTCAAGATGCTAAAACAGAGGAAAGAAAATTCAATAAAACAGATTGAAACGTGGGAGCAAAGAGCTTCGAGGGCTTAG
- the LOC133924650 gene encoding vesicle-associated protein 1-2-like isoform X1 yields MGPDSKELLGIEPLELQFPFETKKQISCSMQLTNGTDDYIAFKVKTTSPKKYCVRPNSGIVPPRSTSNVIVTMQAQKEAPPDMQCKDKFLVQSVIVGADTSARDITGEMFTKESGNVVDEVKLKVVYVPPPKPPSPVHEGSEEGSSPRPSLSNGNNFNYQEMQTMSESDEPPLFSAVKAHKDQEELTSETSALISRLTEERNSAIQQNNKLREELDLVRREISNRNGGFSFVFVVAIALLGILLGFIMKK; encoded by the exons atgGGGCCCGACTCCAAGGAGTTGCTCGGGATCGAGCCCCTCGAGCTGCAATTCCCCT TCGAAACAAAGAAGCAGATCTCGTGCTCTATGCAGTTGACGAACGGAACGGATGACTACATCGCCTTTAAG GTTAAGACGACGAGCCCTAAGAAGTACTGTGTCCGACCGAACAGCGGCATTGTGCCACCGCGGTCCACTAGCAATGTCATTG TGACGATGCAAGCGCAAAAAGAGGCACCGCCGGACATGCAGTGCAAGGACAAGTTTCTCGTGCAAAGTGTCATTGTGGGGGCAGACACGTCAGCCAGAGACATCACTGGGGAGATG TTTACCAAAGAATCGGGTAATGTGGTGGATGAGGTGAAGTTGAAGGTTGTTTACGTCCCACCACCCAAACCGCCATCCCCAGTGCACGAGGGATCTGAAGAAGGTTCCTCACCTCGGCCTTCATTGTCCAATGGAAACAACTTTAATTATCAAGAG ATGCAGACGATGAGTGAATCTGATGAGCCACCATTGTTCTCC GCTGTGAAAGCTCATAAGGACCAAGAAGAGTTGACCTCTGAG ACATCTGCTTTGATTTCAAGGTTGACGGAAGAGAGAAACTCTGCCATTCAGCAGAACAATAAGCTTCGAGAGGAGCTG GACCTTGTAAGGAGGGAAATCAGCAATCGGAATGGTGGTTTCTCATTTGTGTTCGTGGTGGCCATTGCTCTCCTGGGAATTCTACTAGGATTCATCATGAAGAAATAG
- the LOC133924648 gene encoding uncharacterized protein LOC133924648 isoform X2 translates to MATAAPAAGADCWQRTVVVATLSRTSAAFLFLSVVVVGAVVSARYIITTTAALQGRLTRLPTTVAIPAAAVHPETQHSLPARLSAPAPPPSRPPRPTYFISCPTPPLRALNLSLPAKTPQTSQTLDRALSSSCPSSPRPLPPAASPSSNYSCPSYFRFIHEDLRPWRDAGGITRAMLDRARLTASFRLVVLGGRAYVQRFRPAFQTRDLFTIWGVLQLLRRYPGRVPDLDLMFDCVDWPVVRAHLYRGEHAKVMPPLFRYCGDERTLDIVFPDWSFWGWPEINIKPWDAMLEDLKDANNRVRWSDRKPYAYWKGNPSVSVTRQELVRCNVSSTQDWNARIYNQDWFKESKAGYKHSGTRSILKDQHGQSVRNIY, encoded by the exons ATGGCGACGGCCGCCCCGGCTGCCGGCGCGGACTGCTGGCAGCGCACCGTGGTAGTCGCGACGCTGTCGAGGACCAGCGccgccttcctcttcctctccgtcgtcgtcgtcggagcGGTCGTGTCGGCTCGCTACATCATCACCACCACCGCCGCT TTGCAGGGTCGCCTGACGCGCCTCCCCACCACCGTGGCCATTCCCGCCGCCGCAGTCCACCCAGAAACACAACACTCGCTGCCGGCGCGGCTGTCCGCACCAGCTCCTCCCCCTTCCCGGCCGCCGCGTCCCACCTACTTCATCTCCTGCCCCACGCCACCTCTCCGCGCCCTGAACCTCTCCCTCCCCGCCAAAACACCCCAAACCTCGCAAACCCTCGATCGCgcgctctcctcctcctgcccaTCCTCCCCCAGACCTCTACCACCCGCCGCCTCCCCGTCCTCCAATTACTCGTGCCCCTCCTACTTCCGCTTCATCCACGAAGACCTCCGCCCATGGCGCGACGCGGGAGGGATCACCCGCGCCATGCTCGACCGCGCCCGCCTCACCGCCAGCTTCCGCCTCGTCGTGCTCGGCGGGCGCGCTTACGTGCAGCGGTTCCGCCCGGCGTTCCAGACCCGCGACCTCTTCACCATCTGGGGCGTCCTCCAGCTGCTCCGCCGCTACCCCGGACGCGTCCCCGACCTCGACCTCATGTTCGACTGCGTCGACTGGCCTGTCGTCCGCGCTCACCTCTACCGCGGGGAGCACGCCAAAGTCATGCCGCCTCTGTTCCGGTACTGCGGGGATGAGAGGACGCTGGATATCGTCTTCCCGGATTGGTCGTTCTGGGGATG GCCGGAGATCAACATAAAGCCATGGGATGCCATGCTGGAGGATTTGAAGGATGCTAATAATAGGGTGAGATGGTCGGATAGAAAACCTTACGCTTACTGGAAAGGGAATCCGTCAGTTTCTGTGACACGGCAGGAATTGGTTAGGTGTAATGTCTCTAGCACGCAAGATTGGAACGCAAGGATCTACAATCAG GACTGGTTCAAAGAGAGCAAGGCAGGGTATAAGCACTCAG GTACAAGATCTATATTGAAGGATCAGCATGGTCAATCAGTCAGAAATATATACTAG
- the LOC133924650 gene encoding vesicle-associated protein 1-2-like isoform X2 — MGPDSKELLGIEPLELQFPFETKKQISCSMQLTNGTDDYIAFKVKTTSPKKYCVRPNSGIVPPRSTSNVIVTMQAQKEAPPDMQCKDKFLVQSVIVGADTSARDITGEMFTKESGNVVDEVKLKVVYVPPPKPPSPVHEGSEEGSSPRPSLSNGNNFNYQETMSESDEPPLFSAVKAHKDQEELTSETSALISRLTEERNSAIQQNNKLREELDLVRREISNRNGGFSFVFVVAIALLGILLGFIMKK; from the exons atgGGGCCCGACTCCAAGGAGTTGCTCGGGATCGAGCCCCTCGAGCTGCAATTCCCCT TCGAAACAAAGAAGCAGATCTCGTGCTCTATGCAGTTGACGAACGGAACGGATGACTACATCGCCTTTAAG GTTAAGACGACGAGCCCTAAGAAGTACTGTGTCCGACCGAACAGCGGCATTGTGCCACCGCGGTCCACTAGCAATGTCATTG TGACGATGCAAGCGCAAAAAGAGGCACCGCCGGACATGCAGTGCAAGGACAAGTTTCTCGTGCAAAGTGTCATTGTGGGGGCAGACACGTCAGCCAGAGACATCACTGGGGAGATG TTTACCAAAGAATCGGGTAATGTGGTGGATGAGGTGAAGTTGAAGGTTGTTTACGTCCCACCACCCAAACCGCCATCCCCAGTGCACGAGGGATCTGAAGAAGGTTCCTCACCTCGGCCTTCATTGTCCAATGGAAACAACTTTAATTATCAAGAG ACGATGAGTGAATCTGATGAGCCACCATTGTTCTCC GCTGTGAAAGCTCATAAGGACCAAGAAGAGTTGACCTCTGAG ACATCTGCTTTGATTTCAAGGTTGACGGAAGAGAGAAACTCTGCCATTCAGCAGAACAATAAGCTTCGAGAGGAGCTG GACCTTGTAAGGAGGGAAATCAGCAATCGGAATGGTGGTTTCTCATTTGTGTTCGTGGTGGCCATTGCTCTCCTGGGAATTCTACTAGGATTCATCATGAAGAAATAG
- the LOC133924648 gene encoding uncharacterized protein LOC133924648 isoform X3 yields MATAAPAAGADCWQRTVVVATLSRTSAAFLFLSVVVVGAVVSARYIITTTAALQGRLTRLPTTVAIPAAAVHPETQHSLPARLSAPAPPPSRPPRPTYFISCPTPPLRALNLSLPAKTPQTSQTLDRALSSSCPSSPRPLPPAASPSSNYSCPSYFRFIHEDLRPWRDAGGITRAMLDRARLTASFRLVVLGGRAYVQRFRPAFQTRDLFTIWGVLQLLRRYPGRVPDLDLMFDCVDWPVVRAHLYRGEHAKVMPPLFRYCGDERTLDIVFPDWSFWGWPEINIKPWDAMLEDLKDANNRVRWSDRKPYAYWKGNPSVSVTRQELVRCNVSSTQDWNARIYNQDWFKESKAGYKHSGLGSQCAHSL; encoded by the exons ATGGCGACGGCCGCCCCGGCTGCCGGCGCGGACTGCTGGCAGCGCACCGTGGTAGTCGCGACGCTGTCGAGGACCAGCGccgccttcctcttcctctccgtcgtcgtcgtcggagcGGTCGTGTCGGCTCGCTACATCATCACCACCACCGCCGCT TTGCAGGGTCGCCTGACGCGCCTCCCCACCACCGTGGCCATTCCCGCCGCCGCAGTCCACCCAGAAACACAACACTCGCTGCCGGCGCGGCTGTCCGCACCAGCTCCTCCCCCTTCCCGGCCGCCGCGTCCCACCTACTTCATCTCCTGCCCCACGCCACCTCTCCGCGCCCTGAACCTCTCCCTCCCCGCCAAAACACCCCAAACCTCGCAAACCCTCGATCGCgcgctctcctcctcctgcccaTCCTCCCCCAGACCTCTACCACCCGCCGCCTCCCCGTCCTCCAATTACTCGTGCCCCTCCTACTTCCGCTTCATCCACGAAGACCTCCGCCCATGGCGCGACGCGGGAGGGATCACCCGCGCCATGCTCGACCGCGCCCGCCTCACCGCCAGCTTCCGCCTCGTCGTGCTCGGCGGGCGCGCTTACGTGCAGCGGTTCCGCCCGGCGTTCCAGACCCGCGACCTCTTCACCATCTGGGGCGTCCTCCAGCTGCTCCGCCGCTACCCCGGACGCGTCCCCGACCTCGACCTCATGTTCGACTGCGTCGACTGGCCTGTCGTCCGCGCTCACCTCTACCGCGGGGAGCACGCCAAAGTCATGCCGCCTCTGTTCCGGTACTGCGGGGATGAGAGGACGCTGGATATCGTCTTCCCGGATTGGTCGTTCTGGGGATG GCCGGAGATCAACATAAAGCCATGGGATGCCATGCTGGAGGATTTGAAGGATGCTAATAATAGGGTGAGATGGTCGGATAGAAAACCTTACGCTTACTGGAAAGGGAATCCGTCAGTTTCTGTGACACGGCAGGAATTGGTTAGGTGTAATGTCTCTAGCACGCAAGATTGGAACGCAAGGATCTACAATCAG GACTGGTTCAAAGAGAGCAAGGCAGGGTATAAGCACTCAGGTTTGGGTAGTCAATGCGCTCACAG CCTTTAA
- the LOC133924652 gene encoding uncharacterized protein LOC133924652: MASLLCSQIKFSKTFVRVRVHDNGQISLSRSLHWNPLQSGHFENLVLRCTKNLSWESSLPYASAEDDASIIKGTNVIEPIDTEEAPEIPILQSDQDVVEVKNEPSVQKMAFKLPMWLLGPSILLVTGIVPSLWLPLSSVFLGPNIAGFLSLIGLDCIFNMGAMLFFLMADACGRPGNTIFDLKRQIPTSYRSWNLAASILGFLAPLALLFASRRGTLQPQLPFIPFAVLLGPYLLLLSVQMLTEMLTWHWKSPVWLVAPVVYEGYRVLQLMRGLQLADEISAPGWMVQSLRGLVSWWVFVLGIQLMRIAWFAGLSFARNSSYGVSDDMNQ, from the coding sequence ATGGCCTCTTTGCTTTgttcgcaaataaaattcagCAAAACATTTGTTAGGGTGAGGGTTCATGACAACGGACAAATCAGTTTGTCAAGGTCTCTTCATTGGAACCCTTTGCAATCAGGCCATTTTGAAAATCTTGTGTTGCGATGCACCAAGAATTTGTCTTGGGAGTCCTCTCTTCCATATGCTTCTGCGGAGGATGATGCTAGCATTATCAAGGGAACAAATGTTATTGAACCTATTGATACAGAAGAAGCCCCAGAGATTCCGATCCTCCAGAGTGATCAAGATGTCGTGGAGGTGAAAAATGAACCTTCTGTGCAGAAAATGGCATTCAAACTGCCAATGTGGCTATTAGGGCCTTCAATTCTGTTGGTTACGGGTATAGTTCCTTCTTTATGGCTGCCACTATCTTCAGTATTTCTTGGTCCTAACATTGCTGGCTTTCTATCTCTAATTGGACTTGACTGCATTTTTAACATGGGAGCAATGCTGTTTTTCCTTATGGCCGATGCATGTGGGCGTCCAGGGAACACTATTTTCGACCTCAAAAGGCAGATTCCAACTTCTTACAGGTCGTGGAATCTGGCTGCTAGCATACTAGGCTTCCTTGCTCCTTTGGCCCTGCTTTTTGCATCTCGTAGGGGCACTCTGCAGCCACAGCTACCATTCATTCCATTTGCAGTGCTGCTTGGGCCATATCTTTTACTCCTATCAGTACAGATGTTGACTGAGATGCTTACTTGGCACTGGAAATCACCGGTATGGTTGGTGGCTCCTGTTGTTTATGAGGGCTATCGAGTGCTCCAGTTGATGAGAGGTCTTCAGTTGGCTGACGAGATCAGTGCACCTGGTTGGATGGTGCAAAGTCTTCGTGGCTTGGTATCTTGGTGGGTATTCGTCCTTGGAATCCAATTGATGCGCATTGCTTGGTTCGCTGGACTCAGTTTTGCTAGGAATTCAAGTTATGGAGTAAGCGATGATATGAACCAGTAA
- the LOC133924647 gene encoding probable LRR receptor-like serine/threonine-protein kinase At1g63430 translates to MSTVKLLGISLLRMLLVAASASVSDDVSALLAFKRAIYEDPLSKLSDWNSKDKDPCTWSGVGCSAFNSRVVTLELSNSSLQGFLAPEIGSLRSLQKLMLDHNTFMGSIPKEIGMLKNLTELDLGTNQLAGPIPSEIGDMPKITKIDLHGNRLKGAIPPELGKLASLVELRLSNNSLTGIIPSNDSSMEFANSTDQIGLCQLSQLTDIDLSYNFLAGDIPMCLKQIQRSSLVGNCFQNNGTVNRPVQECQSSQDAGEDNHGGNEQKGLLEPLWLLILGVVAAVSLLCLLTLCTITGLKRCRARSSRSGNNVPWTRAVSWKENTVISIDDDLLGNVPKISRQELAEACEDFSNIIGSSHETVVYKGTLKDGQEIAVVSLSVSVHYWNNHVELYFQKEVIEMARLGHENAAKMVGYCKESDPFSRMLAFQYPPNGTLYEHIHDGEGCQLTWPRRMKLALSIARVLRYLHTELQPPFAVAALTSSSVYLTEDFSPKILDFERWRYLVTKPGLGSGCPVNGGSVNNITDSRHKHFMDVQANTFAFGVILLELISSRAAVSKDTGDLVDWARKHLDQPKEFSKLVDPNQQSMNQESLGIVCNVVNLCIDPEPSRRPSMSMIAAILEEGIEASTATLFRDSSLAWAEAELAIS, encoded by the exons ATGTCGACGGTGAAGCTGCTCGGGATCTCTCTCCTCCGCATGCTTCTCGTCGCGGCTTCTGCATCCGTTTCAGATGACG TGTCTGCGCTTCTTGCGTTCAAGAGAGCCATCTACGAGGACCCTCTGTCCAAGCTGTCGGACTGGAATTCCAAGGACAAGGATCCCTGCACCTGGTCCGGCGTGGGGTGCTCGGCGTTCAACAGCCGCGTTGTTACTCT AGAATTGTCGAATTCATCTCTCCAAGGATTCTTGGCACCAGAGATCGGATCCCTGAGATCCTTGCAGAAACT CATGTTGGATCACAATACATTCATGGGCTCAATACCGAAAGAAATCGGCATGCTAAAGAACCTGACCGAGCTGGATCTTGGCACCAATCAGCTTGCGGGGCCCATTCCTAGTGAGATTGGTGACATGCCAAAGATCACAAAAAT AGACCTTCACGGAAATCGGTTGAAAGGTGCTATCCCTCCTGAGCTTGGCAAGTTGGCAAGCCTTGTCGAGCTACGGTTGAGCAATAACAGCCTTACAGGGATTATTCCAAGTAACGATTCGAGCAT GGAGTTCGCCAACAGCACTGATCAAATTGGATTGTGTCAATTATCTCAGCTAACCGATATTGACCTCTCATATAACTTTTTGGCTGGAGATATTCCTATGTGCTTAAAGCAAATCCAAAG ATCAAGCTTGGtagggaattgcttccagaaCAATGGCACAGTAAACCGTCCTGTCCAGGAAT GTCAAAGTAGCCAGGATGCAGGCGAAGACAACCATGGTGGGAATGAGCAGAAAGGCTTGTTAGAACCACTTTGGCTTCTCATTCTGGGAGTCGTCGCAGCGGTTTCACTGCTTTGTTTGTTAACACTTTGTACCATCACTGGTCTTAAAAGATGCAGAGCTAGATCCTCTAGGTCCGGGAACAACGTCCCATGGACAAGAGCTGTAAGCTGGAAGGAAAACACTGTAATATCAATCG ATGATGACCTCCTGGGAAATGTGCCGAAGATAAGCCGGCAGGAGCTTGCAGAAGCTTGCGAAGACTTCAGCAACATAATTGGATCTTCTCATGAGACAGTTGTGTACAAGGGAACTTTGAAGGATGGCCAGGAAATCGCTGTTGTGTCACTGTCCGTTTCAGTGCATTACTGGAATAACCACGTAGAGCTTTACTTTCAAAAGGAG GTGATAGAAATGGCCAGATTGGGTCATGAAAATGCTGCAAAGATGGTGGGATACTGCAAGGAATCTGATCCGTTCTCAAGAATGCTGGCCTTTCAGTACCCACCGAATGGGACACTTTATGAGCATATTCACG ATGGAGAAGGATGTCAGCTAACTTGGCCCAGACGGATGAAACTAGCACTCAGCATTGCGCGAGTTCTCAGATACTTACACACGGAGCTGCAACCTCCATTCGCTGTCGCTGCATTGACGTCCAGTTCAGTTTACCTTACCGAAGATTTCTCGCCAAAG ATACTTGATTTCGAGAGGTGGAGATATCTTGTGACCAAACCAGGACTTGGCTCCGGTTGCCCAGTAAACGGCGGATCTGTCAACAACATTACGGATTCTCGGCACAAGCATTTCATGGACGTCCAGGCCAACACATTCGCATTCGGAGTGATCCTGCTGGAGCTGATCAGCAGTAGAGCCGCAGTTTCCAAAGATACAGGGGACTTGGTAGACTGG GCAAGGAAGCACTTGGACCAGCCCAAGGAGTTCAGCAAGCTGGTCGACCCGAACCAACAGAGCATGAACCAGGAGAGCCTGGGCATCGTCTGCAACGTGGTGAACCTGTGCATCGATCCCGAGCCGTCACGGCGGCCCTCCATGAGCATGATCGCGGCCATCCTGGAGGAAGGCATCGAGGCGTCGACTGCTACCTTGTTCAGGGATTCTTCTCTGGCCTGGGCCGAGGCTGAGCTGGCCATCTCCTAG
- the LOC133924649 gene encoding uncharacterized protein LOC133924649: MAGEGTDACEEREGAQPMTDYEKQRLLRIRENEARLQALGLRGLAASPLLRNPSPAAAAAKRRQKKRSANEDDEYIPSNESGGEEESSSESGQDDEMDRDSKSSSRSNAKGKKAKLFKSGKTSKSTARKVVTSFADFVDDDTALQQAIALSLAGSSERSVTTTGAETSSTGMEGSEGTLHKKNSKASIQDSAKNRKIKKLGKSRIQLTEDDVVVFFFSFDEVGKGYITPWDLERIATVNDFIWTDSEISNMIRCFDSDRDGKINLEDFRSIVSRCNMLQEPEK, from the exons ATGGCGGGAGAAGGAACCGACGCCTGCGAGGAGCGCGAGGGCGCCCAGCCCATGACCGATTACGAGAAGCAACGGCTGTTGCGGATACGCGAGAACGAGGCCCGCCTCCAGGCCCTTGGCCTCCGCGGCCTCGCAGCGTCCCCTCTCCTCCGCAACCCGtctccggcggcggccgcggccaaGAGGAGGCAGAAGAAGCGGTCCGCCAACGAGGATGACGAGTACATCCCGTccaacgagagcggcggcgaggaggagagctcgtcGGAGAGCGGACAAGATGACGAGATGGATCGAGATAGCAAATCGTCGTCTAGGTCTAATGCGAAG GGAAAGAAAGCTAAGCTATTTAAGTCAGGTAAAACTTCTAAGAGTACAGCTAGGAAAGTGGTCACTTCTTTTGCTGATTTTGTGGACGATGATACAGCCTTACAGCAG GCAATTGCTCTCTCCCTGGCGGGATCTTCTGAAAGGTCTGTGACCACAACGGGTGCAGAAACTTCAAGCACAGGAATGGAAGGAAGTGAAGGCACTCTGCACAAAAAGAATAGTAAAGCATCCATTCAGGACTCAGCTAAGAACAGGAAGATTAAAAAGCTG GGTAAGAGCAGGATACAACTGACAGAAGATGATGTggttgtcttcttcttctcatttgaTG AAGTTGGTAAAGGATATATTACACCATGGGATCTTGAAAGAATTGCTACAGTAAATGATTTCATCTGGACAGATTCTGAGATATCTAATATGATCCGTTGCTTTGATAGTGACAGAGATGGAAAG ATAAACCTTGAGGATTTCCGCAGCATTGTATCTCGATGCAACATGCTGCAGGAGCCTGAGAAGTGA